A part of Candidatus Moraniibacteriota bacterium genomic DNA contains:
- a CDS encoding glycosyltransferase family 4 protein gives MENPLNILVFSPFYPPHIGGLESHAYEFNQHIAKHNIHISVFTPKLPLNTMEEEHQSENISIYRFPAFEIIHNYPVPKLWSPTLWKLLKKSITSQPNIVISRTRFFSTSIFAYFFAKIQKIPLIHIEHGSDYVHFNSQLKTLLGACYDRIFGRFILRHANTVIANSKASAAFVRKLSGRTAAIIYRGVEISAILSCETANHSPLPKSNACTIGFVGRLIDGKGVNLLLEAISNIKGRNFCCLIIGDGPERHRLESFAQKNLLSQCIRFLGHKDHSEAIAIIKSCDIIVNPSFTEGLPTSIIEAALCKKAIVATNVGGTSEIITGNDDGFLVPPGSVEAIQEKLEYLIDHPNVRTRFGNHAFLSTQSVFDWETSVKKYQKIFQMVLKK, from the coding sequence ATGGAAAATCCTTTGAACATTCTTGTATTTTCGCCATTTTATCCGCCACATATTGGTGGGCTCGAATCGCATGCCTATGAATTTAATCAGCACATTGCAAAACACAACATACATATTTCCGTCTTCACTCCAAAATTACCTCTCAACACCATGGAGGAAGAACATCAGTCCGAAAATATCTCTATTTATCGATTTCCTGCTTTCGAAATAATACACAACTACCCCGTCCCAAAACTCTGGTCTCCAACGCTGTGGAAGCTTCTTAAGAAATCAATAACTTCTCAGCCGAATATCGTCATTTCCCGTACAAGATTTTTTAGTACATCGATTTTTGCATACTTCTTCGCAAAGATACAGAAAATTCCACTCATTCATATAGAACACGGTTCTGACTATGTACACTTCAATAGCCAACTTAAAACACTTCTCGGAGCTTGTTATGATCGCATATTTGGACGATTTATACTTCGCCATGCAAACACCGTTATTGCAAATTCGAAAGCCTCTGCGGCATTTGTAAGGAAACTCTCTGGACGAACTGCTGCAATAATATACCGCGGAGTCGAAATTAGTGCTATCCTATCTTGCGAGACTGCCAATCATAGCCCTCTTCCAAAAAGCAATGCATGTACTATTGGATTTGTTGGCAGACTCATCGATGGAAAAGGCGTCAACCTTCTCCTAGAAGCTATCTCAAACATTAAAGGGAGAAATTTCTGTTGTCTTATCATTGGAGATGGTCCAGAACGACATCGTCTTGAATCATTCGCGCAAAAGAATCTCCTTTCTCAATGTATTCGCTTTCTTGGTCATAAGGACCACAGCGAGGCGATTGCCATTATTAAATCGTGCGACATCATTGTCAATCCAAGTTTCACTGAAGGGCTCCCAACCTCCATAATTGAAGCAGCTCTCTGTAAGAAGGCTATAGTTGCCACTAATGTTGGCGGAACATCAGAAATTATTACCGGGAATGACGATGGATTTCTTGTACCGCCAGGAAGCGTTGAAGCCATTCAAGAAAAGTTGGAGTACCTCATTGATCATCCAAATGTCCGGACACGCTTTGGTAATCACGCATTTCTCTCCACGCAGAGCGTGTTTGATTGGGAAACTTCAGTAAAAAAATACCAAAAGATATTTCAAATGGTTCTCAAAAAGTAG
- a CDS encoding DUF2304 domain-containing protein: MTVFSLHFYQAAIFALSAFMVWQGGKQYFRREGGQTLFKFSVRVIVWGGMSAIAVFPKLSNDLAQFIGIEGNINAVIMVGFVLVFLMIFKLLSAIETLERQITILTRKDALTEINLEKD; this comes from the coding sequence ATGACAGTATTCTCCCTCCACTTCTATCAAGCTGCTATCTTTGCGCTTTCAGCCTTCATGGTTTGGCAAGGTGGCAAACAATATTTTCGTCGTGAAGGAGGACAAACACTCTTCAAATTCTCTGTGCGCGTCATCGTTTGGGGCGGTATGTCTGCCATTGCTGTCTTCCCAAAACTCAGCAATGACCTCGCACAGTTCATTGGCATCGAGGGCAATATAAATGCCGTTATCATGGTCGGCTTTGTCCTTGTCTTCCTTATGATCTTCAAACTCCTCTCCGCAATAGAAACCCTCGAACGACAAATAACCATTCTGACACGAAAAGATGCCCTTACCGAAATTAACCTTGAGAAGGACTAG
- a CDS encoding glycosyltransferase family 2 protein — MSEISPQLQQEKNRNPIDTDAVWIVIPAYNEATVIASVIKEIRQAGYENILVVDDGSTDHTFDVARSTGIVTLQHRLNRGKGAATKTGIEAAKLLGAHIVVTMDGDGQHNPGDIHTLIEPIRKRKADVVLGTRLKHPEGMPWYKQVHNTIGNAIVWYLYGLWVSDSQSGFRAYSRRAIDRIDTRTDRYEYDSEVIREIKRHKLSYKEVSIEVRYTEYSMGKFHKQSLANGIKTVFRMLFHMIK, encoded by the coding sequence ATGTCTGAAATAAGCCCCCAGCTTCAACAAGAGAAAAACAGAAATCCAATCGATACTGACGCTGTCTGGATTGTCATTCCTGCGTACAATGAAGCGACTGTCATTGCGTCTGTTATCAAAGAAATCCGCCAAGCCGGATATGAAAATATCCTCGTCGTAGATGATGGAAGTACCGACCATACCTTCGATGTCGCCCGAAGTACCGGCATCGTCACTCTCCAGCACCGACTCAATCGCGGAAAAGGTGCCGCAACGAAAACCGGTATTGAAGCAGCAAAGTTGCTCGGTGCACATATCGTCGTCACTATGGATGGCGACGGCCAACACAATCCAGGAGACATCCACACCCTCATCGAACCCATCCGCAAGAGAAAAGCCGATGTCGTACTCGGTACTCGACTCAAACACCCCGAAGGCATGCCCTGGTATAAGCAAGTGCACAACACTATCGGCAATGCAATTGTCTGGTATCTCTACGGTCTCTGGGTATCCGACAGCCAATCCGGCTTCCGAGCCTATTCACGCCGCGCCATAGACCGAATCGACACACGGACGGATCGCTACGAATACGACAGCGAAGTCATCCGAGAAATAAAACGCCACAAACTTTCCTACAAAGAGGTCTCTATCGAAGTTCGCTACACCGAATACTCCATGGGGAAATTCCACAAACAAAGCCTTGCAAACGGCATAAAGACCGTCTTCCGTATGCTCTTTCATATGATAAAATAG